Proteins encoded in a region of the Triticum dicoccoides isolate Atlit2015 ecotype Zavitan chromosome 3A, WEW_v2.0, whole genome shotgun sequence genome:
- the LOC119269106 gene encoding formamidase-like — translation MAPLTPRLVVPIDVKKKPWEQKVCLHNRWHPDIPPVADVTEGELFRVEMVDWTGGRVRDDDSADDIKFLDLTITHYLSGPLRIVDAEGVPASPGDLLAVEICNLGPLPGDEWGYTGIFEKDNGGGFLTDHFPSARKAIWYFEGIYAYSPQIPGVRFPGLTHPGIVGTAPSVELLNIWNDRERKLIETGHESLKLCEVLHQRPLASLPTSDNCLLGKIQEGTAEWQKIANEAARTIPGRENGGNCDIKNLSRGSKVYLPVFVDGANLSTGDMHFSQGDGEVSFCGAIEMSGFLELKCEIIRGGMKEYLTPVGPTPLHVNPIFEIGPVEPRFSEWLVFEGISVDESGKQHFLDASVAYKCAVLNAIEYLSRFGYSKEQVYLLLSCCPCEGRISGIVDAPNAVATLAIPTAIFDQDIKPKRLGHGPKLRRLPDVLR, via the exons ATGGCTCCGCTGACTCCCAGACTTGTGGTGCCCATAGATGTGAAGAAGAAGCCATGGGAGcagaaggtttgtctccataaccgcTGGCATCCGGATATCCCTCCTGTTGCTGATGTAACTGAAGGGGAATTATTCCGTGTTGAGATGGTCGATTGGACTGGAGGACGGGTTAGAGATGATGACTCTGCAGATGATATCAAATTTCTGGACCTCACAATT ACTCATTATCTCAGTGGCCCCCTTAGAATAGTCGATGCTGAAGGGGTTCCAGCTTCACCTGGTGATCTTCTTGCCGTAGAGATCTGCAACCTCGGTCCGCTCCCTGGTGACGAGTGGGGTTATACTGGAATATTCGAAAAGGATAATGGAGGCGGGTTCTTAACCGACCACTTCCCAAGTGCAAGAAAAGCCATTTGGTATTTTGAAGGAATTTATGCATACTCCCCTCAGATACCAG GTGTCCGGTTTCCGGGATTAACTCATCCTGGTATAGTGGGAACTGCACCATCAGTTGAACTTCTTAATATATGGAACGACAGGGAAAGAAAATTGATCGAGACAGGTCACGAGTCTCTGAAACTGTGCGAAGTTCTACATCAGAGACCCCTTGCTAGCTTACCAACCTCTGACAACTGCTTACTTGGAAAG ATTCAAGAAGGGACTGCTGAATGGCAAAAAATTGCAAATGAAGCAGCAAGAACTATTCCTGGAAGAGAGAATGGGGGGAATTGTGACATAAAGAATCTAAGCAGAGGTTCCAAAGTTTATCTACCAGTATTTGTTGACGGAGCAAATCTGAGTACTGGTGATATGCACTTCTCCCAAGGTGATGGTGAAGTCTCATTTTGCGGAGCAATAGAAATGAGTGGATTCCTTGAGCTAAA GTGTGAGATCATAAGAGGTGGGATGAAGGAATACTTGACTCCTGTTGGTCCTACACCACTTCATGTGAATCCTATCTTTGAGATAGGTCCGGTGGAGCCACGTTTCTCAGAATGGTTAGTCTTTGAAGGCATCAGTGTTGATGAGTCGGGGAAACAGCATTTCCTTGATGCATCAGTTGCGTACAAGTGTGCAGTTCTCAATGCCATTGAGTATCTTTCCAGATTTGGGTACTCCAAGGAGCAG GTCTATCTTTTACTGTCATGCTGTCCATGTGAGGGTAGGATATCTGGAATAGTAGACGCCCCTAATGCAGTGGCGACACTTGCGATCCCTACAGCAATATTCGACCAG GATATAAAGCCAAAACGCCTGGGGCATGGACCAAAATTGAGAAGACTTCCAGATGTTCTGAGATGA
- the LOC119269105 gene encoding pentatricopeptide repeat-containing protein At5g56310-like has protein sequence MPARLPPPLRPSSAPPAPTVTRTLHAINTCTSSTALAPLRGAILREPALLRSTTVVSAFFLACGRLRHLAPALSLFASLSRPHVFLFNSILRSLHPAPGCSPLPLFRRFLCLGGRPNRYTFPLLLTSLSSLRDLRAVHSRVAKSGFSRDLHVRNALLARYAACDPCLAHAEQLFDEMAQPDVVAWTTMITSYKNRGRSFNALATFRRMLSASVAPNRVTMVAALGACAAHGAIETGAWIHEYVQKQGWELDVILGTALVDMYGKCGHVVDGVRVFSEMAKRNVYTWNSIIGALALAQDGTMALQWFYRMEADGVRPDAVTLISVLCACAHAGFVDIGRKIFNLIIQGKYGFRPGIKHFGCMVDILSRSGHLDDAFSVVETMSQPNAVIWGLLLRGCKAHGDSRLSEHVMTRLVELEPENASHYVLLSNLYAETGRWQEAEEILQWMKKKGLRKDAGWSLRMLGDRPLSPKFGSTKPMFPIQGSFVR, from the coding sequence ATGCCcgcccgcctgccgccgccgctccGCCCGTCCTCCGCGCCGCCGGCTCCCACCGTCACGCGCACGCTGCACGCGATCAACACCTGCACCTCCTCCACCGCGCTCGCGCCCCTCCGCGGCGCCATCCTCCGCGAACCCGCTCTCCTACGCTCCACCACCGTCGTCTCCGCCTTCTTCCTCGCCTGCGGCCGCCTCCGCCACCTCGCCCCCGCGCTCTCCCTCTTCGCCTCCCTCTCCCGCCCCCACGTCTTCCTGTTCAACTCCATCCTCCGCTCCCTCCACCCTGCGCCCGGCTGCTCCCCGCTCCCGCTCTTCCGCCGCTTCCTCTGCCTCGGCGGCCGCCCCAACCGCTACACCTTCCCGCTTCTCCTCACCTCCCTTTCCTCCCTCCGCGACCTGAGGGCCGTGCATTCTCGGGTGGCCAAGTCCGGCTTCTCGCGCGACCTCCACGTCCGCAACGCCCTCCTCGCGCGTTACGCCGCCTGCGACCCATGCCTGGCCCACGCCGAGCAGCTGTTCGACGAAATGGCCCAACCGGACGTTGTCGCGTGGACCACCATGATCACCTCATACAAGAATCGCGGCCGCAGCTTCAACGCCCTCGCCACATTCCGGCGGATGCTGTCTGCTTCTGTTGCCCCCAACCGTGTCACCATGGTCGCCGCGCTTGGCGCATGTGCGGCCCATGGTGCCATCGAAACTGGAGCTTGGATCCATGAGTACGTGCAGAAGCAGGGATGGGAGCTGGACGTTATATTAGGCACTGCACTCGTTGATATGTATGGGAAGTGTGGACATGTCGTCGACGGGGTTCGTGTATTCTCTGAAATGGCCAAGAGGAATGTCTATACCTGGAACTCTATCATTGGAGCGCTTGCTCTTGCACAGGATGGCACAATGGCACTTCAGTGGTTCTATAGGATGGAGGCTGATGGTGTCCGGCCAGATGCAGTGACGCTCATCTCTGTTCTTTGTGCATGTGCCCATGCCGGGTTTGTTGACATTGGGAGGAAAATATTTAACCTGATCATACAAGGAAAGTACGGGTTTCGACCTGGAATCAAGCACTTCGGGTGCATGGTTGATATTCTTAGTCGCTCTGGACACCTGGATGATGCTTTTAGTGTCGTTGAGACAATGTCACAGCCAAATGCAGTCATCTGGGGCTTACTGTTGCGGGGTTGTAAGGCTCATGGTGACTCACGATTGAGTGAGCATGTGATGACAAGGTTGGTGGAGTTAGAGCCTGAGAATGCTTCACATTATGTGCTGTTATCAAATTTATATGCCGAGACAGGGAGGTGGCAGGAGGCTGAGGAGATCTTGCAGTGGATGAAGAAGAAAGGATTGAGGAAGGATGCAGGCTGGAGCCTTAGGATGTTAGGAGACAGGCCGTTGTCACCGAAATTTGGCAGCACGAAGCCAATGTTTCCGATCCAAGGATCTTTTGTGCGGTAA
- the LOC119269108 gene encoding deoxycytidylate deaminase-like, producing MASTRDLAIASISAAAGAVAAAAALLYSYSATNSKPQSPPPPPPCTEPLPVNGCAARHPPAQDPFKTTKREGFISWDDYFMAIAFLSAERSKDPNRQVGACLVSQEGIILGIGYNGFPRGCSDDKLPWAKKSARGDPLETKYPYVVHAEVNAILNTNHASAAGQKLYVTMFPCNECAKIIIQSGVSEVIYFVEKRIDNSDHVYVASHNLLSMAGVKVRKHQPQMAQIPINFQGPRV from the exons ATGGCCTCGACGAGGGATCTCGCCATAGCGTCCATCTCGGCCGCCGCAGGCGCCGTAGCTGCCGCGGCCGCGCTCCTGTACTCCTACTCGGCAACCAATTCCAAGCCCCAgagcccgcccccgcccccgccgtgcACCGAGCCACTCCCCGTCAACGGCTGCGCCGCCAGGCATCCGCCAGCGCAGGACCCCTTCAAAACCACCAAGAGGGAAGG GTTCATCTCATGGGACGACTACTTCATGGCGATTGCGTTCCTTTCAGCCGAGCGTTCAAAGGATCCTAATCGGCAG GTTGGCGCTTGCTTGGTTAGCCAAGAGGGCATTATCCTAG GTATTGGCTACAATGGATTCCCAAGAGGCTGTTCGGATGATAAGCTTCCTTGGGCAAAG AAATCTGCAAGAGGGGATCCATTGGAGACAAAATATCC CTATGTTGTTCATGCTgaagttaatgctattttaaatacAAACCATGCTTCAGCGGCTGGACAG AAGTTATACGTCACCATGTTCCCCTGTAATGAGTGTGCTAAGATTATCATCCAG TCAGGTGTATCTGAAGTCATCTATTTTGTAGAGAAAAGGATTGACAACTCAGATCATGTTTATGTTGCTTCTCACAACTTATTATCAATGGCTGGTGTGAAG GTCAGGAAGCATCAGCCACAAATGGCACAAATACCAATCAACTTTCAGGGTCCAAGGGTCTAA